Proteins encoded by one window of Mustela erminea isolate mMusErm1 chromosome 5, mMusErm1.Pri, whole genome shotgun sequence:
- the MRPL52 gene encoding 39S ribosomal protein L52, mitochondrial isoform X1, producing the protein MAALGSLLLSVRRLHSSVAAQAGSQWRLQQGLAANPSGYGPLTEYPDWSYADGRPAPPMRGQLRRKAQREKFARRVVLLSQEMDAGLQAWQLRQQQKLQEEERKQKNALKPKGALLQNPRPNQ; encoded by the exons ATGGCTGCTTTAGGTTCTCTGCTATTGA GTGTCCGGAGGCTGCACAGCAGTGTGGCGGCTCAGGCGGGTAGCCAGTGGCGACTCCA GCAGGGCCTGGCTGCCAACCCCTCCGGCTACGGGCCCCTGACGGAGTACCCAGACTGGTCTTACGCGG ATGGCCGCCCCGCACCTCCAATGAGAGGCCAACTTCGAAGAAAAGCCCAAAGGGAGAAGTTTGCA AGACGAGTTGTACTGCTGTCACAGGAAATGGATGCTGGATTACAGGCATGGCAGCTCAGGCAGCAGCAGAAGttgcaggaagaagaaaggaagcagaaaaatgctCTTAAACCCAAAGGGGCTCTCCTGCAGAACCCACGACCAAATCAATAA
- the MRPL52 gene encoding 39S ribosomal protein L52, mitochondrial isoform X3 produces the protein MAALGSLLLSVRRLHSSVAAQAGSQWRLQQGLAANPSGYGPLTEYPDWSYADGRPAPPMRGQLRRKAQREKFAVSETSCTAVTGNGCWITGMAAQAAAEVAGRRKEAEKCS, from the exons ATGGCTGCTTTAGGTTCTCTGCTATTGA GTGTCCGGAGGCTGCACAGCAGTGTGGCGGCTCAGGCGGGTAGCCAGTGGCGACTCCA GCAGGGCCTGGCTGCCAACCCCTCCGGCTACGGGCCCCTGACGGAGTACCCAGACTGGTCTTACGCGG ATGGCCGCCCCGCACCTCCAATGAGAGGCCAACTTCGAAGAAAAGCCCAAAGGGAGAAGTTTGCAGTGAGTG AGACGAGTTGTACTGCTGTCACAGGAAATGGATGCTGGATTACAGGCATGGCAGCTCAGGCAGCAGCAGAAGttgcaggaagaagaaaggaagcagaaaaatgctCTTAA
- the MRPL52 gene encoding 39S ribosomal protein L52, mitochondrial isoform X2: MRGQLRRKAQREKFARRVVLLSQEMDAGLQAWQLRQQQKLQEEERKQKNALKPKGALLQNPRPNQ, from the exons ATGAGAGGCCAACTTCGAAGAAAAGCCCAAAGGGAGAAGTTTGCA AGACGAGTTGTACTGCTGTCACAGGAAATGGATGCTGGATTACAGGCATGGCAGCTCAGGCAGCAGCAGAAGttgcaggaagaagaaaggaagcagaaaaatgctCTTAAACCCAAAGGGGCTCTCCTGCAGAACCCACGACCAAATCAATAA